In Phoenix dactylifera cultivar Barhee BC4 chromosome 11, palm_55x_up_171113_PBpolish2nd_filt_p, whole genome shotgun sequence, the following are encoded in one genomic region:
- the LOC103720300 gene encoding cytidine deaminase 1-like, producing the protein MEEKTARSTVEIGFVIEAAAAAAMMKELGVAAAPELLATLVPAAQRLARPPISNFPVGAVGLGTSGRIYVGVNVEFPGLPLHHSIHAEQFLVTNAAIHGEAGIRCIAVSSAPCGHCRQFLQELRGAAEIQILVTSDGPGSAFRPLCSFLPRPFGPPDLLHKDHPLLLEPHDNKIFLLDDEEEAEAAAGGTCNGIGGQVEARLRAAAEGAARAAHAPYSKCPAGFAVADGKGRVYSGSYEESAAYNPSLGPIQAAAVAYMAAGGDGSGKGYEFVAAALVEAKGVAVSHEATARIFLAAVAPRAHLKVYRFQSSADAA; encoded by the coding sequence ATGGAGGAAAAGACTGCCAGATCGACGGTGGAGATCGGGTTTGTGatcgaggcggcggcggcggctgcgaTGATGAAGGAATTGGGCGTCGCCGCCGCGCCGGAGCTGCTGGCGACGCTGGTCCCCGCCGCCCAGAGGCTGGCCCGGCCGCCAATCTCTAACTTCCCGGTTGGGGCCGTCGGACTGGGAACGAGCGGCAGGATCTACGTCGGGGTGAACGTGGAGTTCCCCGGGCTGCCGCTCCACCACTCCATCCACGCCGAACAGTTCCTGGTCACAAACGCCGCCATCCACGGCGAAGCCGGGATACGGTGCATCGCCGTCTCTTCCGCTCCTTGCGGCCACTGCCGCCAGTTCCTCCAGGAGCTCCGCGGGGCGGCGGAGATCCAGATCCTCGTCACCTCCGACGGCCCCGGATCCGCCTTCCGCCCCCTCTGTTCCTTCCTTCCCCGCCCCTTCGGCCCCCCCGATCTCCTCCACAAGGACCATCCCCTCCTCCTCGAGCCCCACGACAACAAGATCTTCCTTTTGGACGatgaggaggaggcggaggccgcCGCCGGCGGGACATGTAACGGGATCGGGGGACAGGTGGAGGCGCGGCtgagggcggcggcggagggggcGGCGAGGGCGGCGCACGCGCCCTACAGCAAGTGCCCGGCGGGATTCGCGGTGGCGGATGGGAAGGGGAGGGTGTACTCGGGGTCGTACGAGGAGTCGGCGGCGTATAACCCAAGCCTGGGGCCGATacaggcggcggcggtggcatACATGGCGGCGGGCGGCGACGGATCGGGGAAGGGATACGAGTTCGTGGCGGCGGCGCTGGTGGAGGCGAAGGGGGTGGCGGTGTCGCACGAGGCGACGGCGAGGATCTTCCTGGCGGCGGTGGCTCCGCGGGCCCACCTGAAGGTCTACCGGTTCCAATCCTCCGCCGACGCCGCCTAG